From a single Micromonospora carbonacea genomic region:
- a CDS encoding L-lactate permease gives MYQQPLQPVAGSLALSAACAALPLLTLFLLLGVARTRAWVAAFGALAVAVVLAWALWRMPLAQTLLAAGQGATFAIFPLVWTFGTAIWIYRMTVHTGHFDTLRRGFARISDDRRVQAMVIAFCFGSLLEALAGQGTPVAVTTVMLLALGFTPVRAATVALVANTVPAAFGPLGLPITTLSGVTGLPATELGMMAGRQVPVVAVLVPLVLLLVVDGRRGLRELWRPALACGVAFALAQFATTNFLTAALADIVAAFAGAGVLLLVTRRARRPVPAPAGDGPPERAASSGSAASPAGGAGPAGSPQGPPEGGTSAPGRAWLAYAPYVTIVAVFAVSQVPAVKRLLDAGTLAVSWPGLHVLTAAGAPSPLSTFRFAWLAAPGSLLLVAGLVTMALLRVSPREAGRLYGRTLYELRWAVLTVVGLLALSFTMNASGQIATLGVWMAGAGTLFAVLAPVLGWLGVALTGSDTSSNSLFGALQVAAAQRAGLDPVLLAAANASGGTLGKMISLQNLTIAAAAVGLTGREGDLFRRMFGWSVLLLALMCLLVGLQATPLLSWMVP, from the coding sequence ATGTACCAGCAGCCCCTGCAACCGGTGGCCGGCTCGCTCGCGCTGAGCGCCGCCTGCGCCGCGCTGCCCCTGCTCACCCTGTTCCTCCTGCTCGGGGTCGCGCGTACCCGCGCCTGGGTGGCGGCGTTCGGCGCGCTGGCCGTGGCGGTCGTCCTGGCGTGGGCGCTGTGGCGGATGCCGCTGGCGCAGACGCTGCTGGCCGCCGGGCAGGGCGCGACGTTCGCGATCTTCCCCCTGGTGTGGACGTTCGGCACGGCGATCTGGATCTACCGGATGACCGTGCACACGGGACACTTCGACACGCTGCGGCGCGGCTTCGCCCGGATCAGCGACGACCGACGCGTGCAGGCCATGGTGATCGCGTTCTGCTTCGGGTCGCTGCTGGAGGCGCTCGCCGGCCAGGGCACGCCGGTGGCCGTCACCACGGTCATGCTGCTGGCCCTCGGGTTCACCCCGGTCCGGGCGGCCACCGTGGCGCTGGTCGCCAACACGGTGCCGGCCGCGTTCGGGCCGCTCGGGCTGCCGATCACCACCCTTTCCGGGGTGACCGGGCTGCCCGCGACGGAGCTGGGCATGATGGCCGGCCGGCAGGTCCCCGTGGTGGCGGTCCTCGTCCCGCTGGTGCTGCTCCTCGTCGTCGACGGCCGCCGGGGGCTGCGGGAGCTGTGGCGTCCGGCGCTGGCCTGCGGCGTCGCGTTCGCGCTGGCCCAGTTCGCCACCACGAACTTCCTGACGGCCGCGCTCGCCGACATCGTCGCCGCCTTCGCGGGGGCGGGCGTCCTGCTGCTCGTCACCCGCCGGGCCCGCCGGCCGGTGCCCGCACCGGCCGGTGACGGCCCGCCAGAGCGCGCCGCGTCGTCGGGGTCCGCCGCGTCGCCGGCGGGCGGAGCGGGGCCCGCCGGGTCGCCGCAGGGCCCGCCGGAGGGCGGCACGTCGGCGCCCGGCCGGGCGTGGCTGGCGTACGCGCCCTACGTCACCATCGTGGCGGTCTTCGCCGTCTCCCAGGTGCCGGCCGTCAAGCGCCTGCTGGACGCCGGCACGCTCGCCGTCTCCTGGCCCGGCCTGCACGTGCTCACCGCCGCCGGCGCCCCGTCGCCCCTGTCGACCTTCCGCTTCGCCTGGCTCGCCGCGCCCGGCTCGCTGCTGCTGGTGGCCGGCCTGGTCACGATGGCGCTGCTGCGGGTCTCCCCGCGCGAGGCCGGGCGGCTCTACGGGCGCACCCTGTACGAGCTGCGCTGGGCCGTGCTGACGGTGGTCGGCCTGCTGGCGCTGTCGTTCACGATGAACGCGTCCGGGCAGATCGCCACCCTCGGCGTCTGGATGGCCGGCGCGGGCACCCTGTTCGCCGTCCTGGCCCCCGTCCTCGGCTGGCTCGGAGTCGCCCTGACCGGCTCGGACACGTCGTCGAACTCGCTGTTCGGCGCGCTCCAGGTCGCGGCGGCGCAGCGGGCCGGCCTCGACCCGGTCCTGCTCGCCGCCGCCAACGCCTCCGGCGGCACACTGGGAAAGATGATCAGCCTGCAGAACCTCACCATCGCCGCCGCGGCCGTCGGCCTCACCGGCCGGGAGGGCGACCTGTTCCGCCGGATGTTCGGCTGGAGCGTGCTGCTGCTCGCCCTGATGTGCCTGCTGGTGGGGCTTCAGGCCACGCCGCTGCTGTCCTGGATGGTGCCCTGA
- a CDS encoding NAD(P)/FAD-dependent oxidoreductase, whose translation MTKPRVVIVGAGFAGYHAAKTLSRTARNKAEIVLLNSTDYFLYLPLLPEVAAGVVEPGRLSVPLSGTLDGVRVVVGEADRVDLQNRWVGYRMPEGDGGRLAYDRLVLAVGSVNKLLPIPGVTEYAHGFRGLPEALYLHDHVVRQIELAELTDDPAEQRARTTFVVVGAGYTGTEVAAHGQLFTDRLVAQRPHLDVRPRWMLLDVAPRVLPELDERMSRTADRVLRRRGVDVRMGVSVSEATPDGVMLTDGEYVPTCSLVWCVGVRPDPFVAELGLRTEKGRLVVDEYLTVPGFPEVYACGDAAAVPDLTQPGKICTMTAQHAQRQGRLVAHNIAASYGQGRRRPYKHHDLGWVVDLGGRDAAANPLKVSLAGLPAKAVTRGYHLLAMPGNRARVGADWLLDAALPRPAVQLGLVPANAVPLESSSPEVPAYRR comes from the coding sequence ATGACGAAACCTCGTGTGGTGATCGTGGGGGCCGGATTCGCCGGTTACCACGCGGCGAAGACGTTGAGCCGGACCGCCCGCAACAAGGCCGAGATCGTGCTGCTGAACTCGACCGACTACTTCCTCTACCTGCCGCTGCTGCCCGAGGTGGCCGCCGGCGTGGTCGAACCCGGGCGGCTCAGCGTGCCGCTCAGCGGCACCCTCGACGGGGTGCGGGTGGTCGTCGGCGAGGCCGACCGGGTCGACCTGCAGAACCGCTGGGTCGGCTACCGGATGCCGGAGGGCGACGGCGGCCGGCTCGCGTACGACCGGCTGGTGCTCGCCGTCGGCAGCGTCAACAAGCTGCTGCCCATCCCCGGCGTGACCGAGTACGCCCACGGGTTCCGCGGCCTGCCCGAGGCGCTCTACCTGCACGACCACGTGGTCCGCCAGATCGAGCTGGCGGAGCTGACCGACGACCCCGCCGAGCAGCGGGCGCGCACCACGTTCGTGGTCGTCGGCGCCGGCTACACCGGCACGGAGGTCGCCGCCCACGGGCAGTTGTTCACCGACCGGCTGGTCGCCCAGCGGCCGCACCTCGACGTCCGGCCCCGCTGGATGCTGCTCGACGTGGCCCCCCGGGTGCTGCCGGAGCTCGACGAGCGGATGTCCCGCACCGCCGACCGGGTGCTGCGGCGGCGCGGCGTCGACGTGCGAATGGGCGTCTCCGTGTCGGAGGCCACCCCCGACGGGGTGATGCTCACCGACGGGGAGTACGTGCCCACGTGCAGCCTCGTTTGGTGCGTCGGCGTGCGCCCCGACCCGTTCGTCGCCGAGCTGGGCCTGCGTACCGAGAAGGGCCGGCTCGTGGTGGACGAGTACCTCACCGTGCCCGGCTTCCCCGAGGTGTACGCCTGCGGGGACGCGGCGGCGGTGCCCGACCTGACGCAGCCCGGGAAGATCTGCACGATGACGGCCCAGCACGCCCAGCGGCAGGGCAGGCTGGTGGCCCACAACATCGCGGCCTCCTACGGGCAGGGCCGGCGTCGCCCGTACAAGCATCACGACCTGGGCTGGGTGGTCGACCTCGGCGGCAGGGACGCGGCGGCGAACCCGCTGAAGGTCTCGCTGGCCGGCCTGCCGGCCAAGGCCGTCACCCGGGGCTACCACCTGCTGGCGATGCCGGGCAACCGGGCCCGGGTCGGGGCGGACTGGCTGCTCGACGCCGCCCTGCCCCGCCCGGCGGTGCAGCTCGGCCTGGTGCCGGCCAACGCGGTGCCGCTGGAGAGCTCGTCGCCGGAGGTTCCGGCCTACCGCCGCTGA
- a CDS encoding AI-2E family transporter: MRNAEDRATARRAAIVIGLVLATLVVLALAWATRRVLTWTVVAVFFAIALKPPVDALQRRLVRRRTVATLLVFVAAFGLLAALVAGIVLPLLDELGRAADRAPDVLRETRAGRGPFGEALERLRLRQYVVGHSAQVQQYGNRLRDPTVGLVRSVLETLAGLVTVVVLAYLMVLEAPKMISAGLGWLGDGPASRARRVGWGVSRVVTGYLSGNLLISVICGALTFLVLVLTGVPFAGVIALLVAVADLVPLVGATIGAVLAGGAGFLHSPTAGIVVLVFFVVYQQVENHLLQPLIMSRAVRLNPLTVLVSVLFAAELAGLAGALLAIPVVGVGQVLLREFAPRRG; this comes from the coding sequence ATGAGGAACGCCGAGGACCGGGCGACCGCCCGGCGGGCGGCCATCGTCATCGGCCTGGTGCTGGCGACCCTGGTCGTGCTGGCCCTGGCCTGGGCCACCCGGCGGGTGCTGACCTGGACGGTCGTCGCCGTCTTCTTCGCCATCGCGCTGAAACCGCCCGTCGACGCCCTGCAGCGCCGCCTCGTACGCCGTCGCACGGTGGCCACGCTGCTGGTCTTCGTGGCCGCGTTCGGCCTGCTCGCCGCGCTGGTGGCGGGAATCGTCCTGCCGCTGCTGGACGAGCTGGGGCGCGCGGCCGACCGGGCGCCGGACGTGCTGCGGGAGACCCGGGCCGGCCGGGGGCCGTTCGGCGAGGCGCTCGAACGGCTGCGGCTGCGGCAGTACGTGGTGGGCCACTCGGCGCAGGTGCAGCAGTACGGCAACCGGCTGCGCGATCCCACGGTGGGGCTGGTCCGCAGCGTGCTGGAGACCCTCGCCGGGCTGGTCACCGTGGTCGTGCTGGCGTACCTGATGGTGCTGGAGGCCCCGAAGATGATCTCGGCGGGGCTGGGGTGGCTCGGCGACGGGCCCGCGTCGCGGGCGCGCCGGGTCGGTTGGGGCGTCTCCCGGGTGGTCACCGGCTACCTGAGCGGGAACCTGCTGATCAGCGTGATCTGCGGGGCGTTGACGTTCCTGGTGCTCGTCCTGACCGGGGTGCCGTTCGCCGGGGTGATCGCGCTGCTGGTGGCGGTCGCCGACCTGGTGCCGCTGGTGGGCGCGACCATCGGCGCCGTCCTCGCCGGGGGCGCCGGCTTCCTGCACTCCCCCACCGCCGGCATCGTGGTGCTGGTCTTCTTCGTGGTCTACCAGCAGGTGGAGAACCACCTGCTGCAACCGCTGATCATGTCGCGGGCGGTCCGGTTGAACCCGCTCACCGTCCTGGTCAGCGTGCTGTTCGCGGCGGAGCTGGCCGGGCTGGCCGGCGCGCTGCTGGCCATCCCCGTCGTCGGCGTGGGGCAGGTGCTGCTGCGCGAGTTCGCCCCGCGCCGGGGTTAG
- a CDS encoding spermidine synthase, with the protein MHSAADGPQLVTDPARRTGRTLLAGGVAQSYVDVADPRHLHFEYVRRMAAVVDLAAPPGAPVDALHLGGGALTLPRYVGATRPGSAQLVVERDPAVVELVRRELPAPPPGVRVDVADARAAVQAAPAQAYDLVLTDVYRAARMPGHVASVEFAAEAARVLRPDGILLVNVTDLPPLVFTRARVATLRAAFADVCLLADRRMLRGRRYGNLVLAAARRPGRLPVGRLATRAARDPVPGQVLHGAALDRFVAGARPGTDTSLGVG; encoded by the coding sequence ATGCACTCCGCCGCCGACGGGCCGCAACTCGTGACCGACCCGGCCCGCCGCACCGGGCGCACCCTGCTCGCCGGGGGCGTCGCCCAGTCCTACGTCGACGTCGCCGACCCCCGCCACCTGCACTTCGAGTACGTCCGCCGGATGGCCGCCGTGGTCGATCTCGCCGCGCCGCCCGGCGCACCGGTCGACGCGCTGCACCTCGGCGGGGGCGCGCTGACCCTGCCCCGCTACGTCGGGGCGACCCGGCCCGGCTCGGCCCAGCTGGTGGTGGAGCGCGATCCGGCCGTCGTCGAGCTGGTCCGCCGGGAACTTCCCGCGCCACCGCCGGGGGTACGCGTCGACGTCGCCGACGCCCGCGCGGCGGTGCAGGCGGCCCCGGCGCAGGCGTACGACCTGGTCCTCACCGACGTCTACCGGGCCGCCCGGATGCCGGGGCACGTGGCCAGCGTCGAGTTCGCCGCCGAGGCCGCCCGGGTGCTGCGCCCCGACGGGATCCTCCTGGTCAACGTCACCGACCTGCCGCCGCTGGTGTTCACCCGCGCCCGGGTGGCCACCCTGCGGGCCGCGTTCGCCGACGTCTGCCTGCTCGCCGACCGGCGGATGCTGCGCGGGCGGCGCTACGGGAACCTGGTGCTCGCCGCCGCGCGCCGGCCGGGCCGGCTGCCGGTGGGCCGGCTGGCGACGCGCGCGGCCCGCGACCCGGTGCCGGGGCAGGTGCTGCACGGCGCGGCCCTCGACCGGTTCGTCGCCGGGGCGCGTCCGGGCACGGACACGTCCCTCGGCGTCGGGTGA
- a CDS encoding maleylpyruvate isomerase family mycothiol-dependent enzyme — translation MSDTLAREALWALAHAERAALADDLAALDAAQWASRSLCDRWTVEEVVAHLTAAASVGRARWVASVLGARFDFDRHNDRRLAEHRGAGPAETLARFRRVVDSTTSTFGPTQAWLGEVIVHAQDIRRPLGLDRTPRVEAVTPVARCYARRDFTVAGRSAIEGLRVEATDGPFATGTGPLVSGTTLALTMAMAGRAAYCDDLTGPGVTTLRTRCVTA, via the coding sequence ATGTCTGACACCCTGGCCCGAGAGGCCCTGTGGGCCCTCGCGCACGCCGAGCGTGCCGCGCTCGCCGACGATCTCGCCGCGCTCGACGCGGCGCAGTGGGCCTCCCGGTCGCTGTGCGATCGATGGACGGTGGAGGAGGTGGTCGCCCACCTCACGGCAGCGGCGAGCGTCGGCCGGGCACGCTGGGTGGCCAGTGTGCTGGGCGCCCGGTTCGACTTCGATCGGCACAACGACCGACGCCTGGCCGAGCACCGGGGCGCCGGCCCGGCCGAGACCCTGGCGCGGTTCCGGCGGGTCGTCGACAGCACCACGTCCACCTTCGGCCCGACGCAGGCGTGGCTCGGTGAGGTGATCGTGCACGCCCAGGACATCCGGCGTCCCCTCGGCCTCGACCGTACGCCGCGGGTCGAGGCCGTCACACCCGTCGCCCGGTGTTACGCCCGACGGGACTTCACCGTCGCCGGGCGCAGCGCCATCGAAGGGCTGCGGGTCGAGGCGACCGACGGGCCCTTCGCCACCGGTACCGGGCCGCTGGTCAGCGGCACCACGCTGGCGTTGACCATGGCGATGGCCGGCCGGGCCGCGTACTGCGACGACCTCACCGGGCCCGGCGTGACCACCCTGCGGACACGATGCGTCACCGCCTGA
- a CDS encoding STAS domain-containing protein, which translates to MPAPLLTIEVSRLAAGRARLRLAGELDYDTAPELVEAAEGVRRDGCAELEIDLGGITLCDSSGLSALVVIHRNGTGPVRLTGTSGQLQQLLDRTGLAEVLATGHGSSAAADAASGTG; encoded by the coding sequence ATGCCAGCCCCGCTGTTGACCATCGAGGTGAGCCGGCTCGCCGCCGGGCGCGCCCGGCTTCGGCTGGCCGGCGAGCTGGACTACGACACCGCGCCGGAGCTGGTGGAGGCCGCCGAGGGGGTGCGCCGCGACGGCTGCGCCGAGCTGGAGATCGACCTCGGCGGGATCACCCTCTGCGACTCCTCCGGCCTGAGCGCGCTCGTGGTGATCCACCGCAACGGCACCGGGCCGGTCCGGTTGACCGGCACGAGCGGCCAGCTGCAACAGCTGCTCGACCGCACGGGCCTCGCCGAGGTGCTCGCCACCGGGCATGGCTCGTCAGCCGCCGCCGACGCCGCGAGCGGCACGGGCTGA
- a CDS encoding STAS domain-containing protein, with the protein MAPQGRKPEATPLTMSVDASDPGAPLIRVGGDLAFTTAAPLRHEVDRQLAERPPVLVLDFADLQFIDSTGLSVIVHAWREGQQSGTILRLRSTPRFLATILDMTGVTGLLARPLPGGEQSAGASGAHRSAASA; encoded by the coding sequence GTGGCACCCCAGGGGAGGAAACCCGAGGCGACCCCGCTGACCATGTCCGTCGATGCGAGCGATCCCGGCGCGCCCCTCATCCGGGTCGGCGGTGACCTCGCCTTCACCACCGCCGCGCCGCTGCGGCACGAGGTGGACCGGCAGCTCGCCGAGCGTCCGCCGGTGCTCGTGCTCGACTTCGCCGACCTGCAGTTCATCGACAGCACCGGGCTGTCGGTGATCGTGCACGCCTGGCGGGAGGGGCAGCAGAGCGGCACCATCCTGCGGCTGCGCTCGACGCCCCGCTTCCTGGCGACCATCCTCGACATGACCGGCGTCACCGGGCTGCTCGCCCGCCCGCTGCCCGGCGGCGAGCAGTCCGCCGGAGCGTCCGGTGCGCACCGGTCGGCGGCGTCCGCCTGA
- a CDS encoding PP2C family protein-serine/threonine phosphatase: protein MTAADVRDWDPGDGRISTPSAARAPAWSADVPVRPPAALPPLAPDRGPPAPDWAEVVEHFREGLIVCDADGVVRQLSPVAERLLPEVTVGELLAASGVAGLRTPPVGGEFGHRGRRLRVREVPLSAARSCHYVEDVTESVTRADALLAERARSAFLAVVGEKLGNPLHPDRAAAAVVRLAVPAIAEVAVLVLAPRSGRARWWRAARTDDETPSVDSGVLDAVDLPAAIDEGLAGGEPHTLDWLVEQAVEAGWLPGLDAVDVSVRVVPLPGRDLPAGALLVARRSARYYDEADVDLVRAFAARAGAALTTAVLYRDQAEVADTLQASLLPVEPAEVPGVQWGTAYRPAQAGLRIGGDFYGSHRLPDGGAVFFLGDVSGKGVEAAVFTGQLRQCLQALHRVESHPARLLRLLNDALLETTLAHGQGRFATMVLGVVRPRRDGGLTLAMSGGGHLPPLVLRSSGEVETVALRGMLIGVVPDPRIGEVTVELAPGETCLLYSDGVTEARGGRRGDEQFGADRLLHALGGCHRMPAPALAERVEQVTCDWLAHGDHDDIAVLALRATGPQSRPARHLHAVPTLPETTRPRP from the coding sequence GTGACTGCTGCCGACGTCAGGGACTGGGACCCGGGCGACGGACGGATCTCCACGCCGAGTGCCGCCCGGGCTCCGGCTTGGTCCGCCGACGTTCCGGTGCGTCCGCCCGCCGCGCTGCCGCCCCTGGCCCCCGACCGGGGGCCGCCCGCGCCCGACTGGGCGGAGGTCGTCGAGCACTTCCGCGAGGGCCTGATCGTCTGCGACGCCGACGGCGTGGTGCGCCAGCTGAGCCCGGTCGCCGAGCGGCTGCTGCCCGAGGTGACCGTCGGCGAGCTGCTCGCCGCGTCCGGGGTGGCGGGCCTGCGTACGCCGCCGGTCGGTGGCGAGTTCGGCCACCGGGGCCGCCGGCTGCGCGTCCGCGAGGTGCCGCTGTCCGCCGCCCGGAGCTGCCACTACGTCGAGGACGTCACCGAGAGCGTCACCCGGGCCGACGCGCTGCTGGCCGAGCGGGCCCGCTCGGCCTTCCTGGCCGTGGTGGGGGAGAAGCTCGGCAACCCGCTGCACCCCGACCGGGCGGCCGCGGCCGTGGTCCGGCTCGCCGTGCCGGCCATCGCCGAGGTGGCCGTGCTGGTGCTCGCCCCGCGCTCCGGCCGGGCCCGCTGGTGGCGGGCCGCCCGGACCGACGACGAGACGCCGAGCGTGGACAGCGGCGTGCTCGACGCCGTCGACCTGCCGGCGGCCATCGACGAGGGGCTCGCCGGCGGCGAGCCGCACACGCTGGACTGGCTGGTCGAGCAGGCGGTCGAGGCGGGCTGGCTGCCCGGCCTGGACGCCGTCGACGTGAGCGTGCGCGTGGTGCCGCTGCCCGGCCGGGACCTGCCGGCGGGCGCGCTGCTCGTCGCCCGGCGCTCGGCCCGCTACTACGACGAGGCCGACGTCGACCTGGTCCGCGCGTTCGCGGCCCGGGCGGGCGCGGCGCTCACCACCGCCGTGCTCTACCGCGACCAGGCCGAGGTCGCCGACACCCTCCAGGCCAGCCTGCTGCCGGTGGAGCCGGCCGAGGTGCCCGGCGTGCAGTGGGGCACGGCCTACCGGCCGGCGCAGGCGGGGCTGCGCATCGGCGGCGACTTCTACGGTTCACACCGGCTGCCCGACGGCGGCGCGGTGTTCTTCCTCGGCGACGTCTCCGGCAAGGGCGTCGAGGCGGCCGTCTTCACCGGCCAGCTGCGCCAGTGCCTACAGGCGCTGCACCGGGTGGAGTCGCACCCCGCCCGGCTGCTGCGGCTGCTCAACGACGCGCTCCTGGAGACCACCCTGGCGCACGGGCAGGGCCGCTTCGCGACCATGGTGCTCGGGGTGGTGCGCCCCCGGCGCGACGGCGGCCTGACCCTGGCCATGTCCGGCGGCGGCCACCTGCCGCCGCTGGTGCTGCGCTCCTCCGGCGAGGTGGAGACGGTCGCCCTGAGGGGCATGTTGATCGGGGTGGTGCCCGACCCGCGCATCGGGGAGGTGACCGTCGAGCTGGCGCCGGGCGAGACGTGCCTGCTCTACAGCGACGGGGTGACCGAGGCCCGGGGCGGCCGGCGCGGCGACGAGCAGTTCGGCGCCGACCGGCTGCTGCACGCGCTCGGCGGCTGCCACCGGATGCCCGCCCCGGCCCTGGCCGAACGCGTGGAGCAGGTGACCTGCGACTGGCTGGCCCACGGCGACCACGACGACATAGCGGTGCTCGCGCTGCGGGCGACCGGGCCGCAGAGCCGCCCGGCCCGGCACCTGCACGCGGTGCCGACGCTGCCTGAGACCACCCGCCCACGCCCCTGA
- a CDS encoding cobalamin B12-binding domain-containing protein: MTVPAAVGSPADACPGFLLALESADEYAAIETALGLVDAGVPAERVLLELVAPAQVEVGLRWASNAWSVAQEHAATHISERVVAAVAARVDPRPTRGRIVVACMDGEWHSLPPRLVAEVLRLRGWQVTFLGASVPAAHLVSYLHRHDAHAVALACALPMRLPHAHRMVEACRRSDVPVVVGGRGFGGDGRWARRLGVAWAPDAPGAADLVADERALRRVPPADLAHLADDEYPSLVKRRAALIDSALADLRAGRVPGVREYDAVQLDSTVSDLGHIVDFLAAAVFVDDGTLFTEFVEWLTGILVSRGVPAGAIALTLGHFAGALRDFPRAAGFLGAGLTLLDQRAGASAR; the protein is encoded by the coding sequence GTGACCGTCCCCGCCGCCGTCGGCTCTCCGGCCGACGCCTGTCCCGGCTTCCTGCTGGCGTTGGAGTCCGCCGACGAGTACGCGGCGATCGAGACCGCCCTCGGGCTGGTCGACGCCGGGGTGCCGGCCGAACGGGTGCTGCTGGAGCTGGTGGCGCCCGCGCAGGTCGAGGTGGGCCTGCGGTGGGCGAGCAACGCGTGGAGCGTCGCCCAGGAGCACGCGGCCACCCACATCAGCGAGCGGGTGGTGGCGGCCGTCGCGGCCCGGGTCGACCCGCGTCCCACCCGGGGCCGGATCGTGGTGGCCTGTATGGACGGCGAGTGGCACTCCCTGCCGCCCCGGCTGGTCGCCGAGGTGCTGCGGCTGCGCGGCTGGCAGGTCACGTTCCTCGGGGCCAGCGTCCCGGCGGCGCACCTGGTGTCGTACCTGCACCGGCACGACGCGCACGCCGTGGCGTTGGCCTGCGCGTTGCCGATGCGGCTGCCGCACGCGCACCGCATGGTCGAGGCGTGCCGCCGCTCCGACGTGCCGGTGGTGGTCGGCGGGCGCGGCTTCGGCGGGGACGGGCGGTGGGCCCGCCGGCTCGGGGTGGCGTGGGCGCCCGACGCGCCGGGGGCCGCCGACCTGGTCGCCGACGAGCGGGCCCTGCGCCGGGTCCCCCCGGCCGACCTGGCCCACCTCGCCGACGACGAGTACCCGAGCCTCGTCAAGCGGCGGGCCGCGCTGATCGACAGCGCCCTGGCCGACCTGCGTGCGGGGCGGGTGCCGGGGGTACGCGAGTACGACGCGGTCCAGCTCGACTCGACCGTCAGCGACCTCGGCCACATCGTGGACTTCCTCGCCGCCGCCGTCTTCGTCGACGACGGCACGCTGTTCACCGAGTTCGTCGAGTGGCTGACCGGCATCCTGGTCAGTCGGGGGGTGCCCGCCGGGGCGATCGCCCTCACCCTCGGCCACTTCGCGGGTGCGCTGCGGGACTTCCCGCGCGCGGCGGGATTCCTGGGCGCCGGGCTGACGCTGCTCGACCAGCGGGCCGGGGCCTCGGCGCGGTGA
- a CDS encoding STAS domain-containing protein yields MTFTVTYAQRDGGGAFLRLAGELDMSTAPELTAVLDRLTEQGERHLLVDLAELTFCDSTGIAAFVRGDNRATARGGWLRVTGATGRVERVLRLTGLAEVLGYPPDTGHPTARSAP; encoded by the coding sequence TTGACGTTCACCGTCACGTACGCCCAGCGGGACGGCGGCGGGGCGTTCCTGCGACTCGCCGGCGAGCTCGACATGAGCACCGCGCCGGAGCTCACGGCGGTGCTCGACCGGCTCACCGAGCAGGGGGAACGGCACCTGTTGGTCGACCTCGCCGAGCTGACCTTCTGCGACTCCACCGGCATCGCCGCCTTCGTCCGGGGCGACAACCGGGCCACCGCCCGGGGCGGGTGGTTGCGGGTCACCGGCGCGACCGGCCGGGTCGAGCGGGTGCTGCGGTTGACAGGGCTGGCGGAGGTGCTGGGCTACCCTCCCGACACGGGCCACCCGACGGCGCGGTCCGCTCCGTGA
- a CDS encoding response regulator: MAGSTPGPVRILVVDDDPGDVLMIEEALADSDVDKVIDVVSDGQEAMEFLRRTGRHTEAHRPDVILLDLNMPRMDGRQVLGEVKQDDDLRTIPIVVLTTSNADTDIVGSYTLQANAYVTKPIDLDDFNDVVRRIDEFFGRVVVLPKRV, from the coding sequence ATGGCTGGAAGCACCCCCGGCCCCGTCCGTATCCTCGTGGTCGACGACGACCCGGGCGACGTCCTGATGATCGAGGAGGCCCTCGCCGACTCCGACGTCGACAAGGTGATCGACGTGGTCAGCGACGGCCAGGAGGCGATGGAGTTCCTGCGTCGGACCGGCCGGCACACCGAGGCCCACCGGCCGGACGTGATCCTGCTCGACCTGAACATGCCCCGGATGGACGGGCGGCAGGTGCTCGGCGAGGTCAAGCAGGACGACGACCTGCGGACCATCCCGATCGTGGTGCTCACCACCTCCAACGCCGACACCGACATCGTGGGCAGCTACACCCTCCAGGCCAACGCGTACGTGACCAAGCCGATCGACCTGGACGACTTCAACGACGTGGTGCGCCGCATCGACGAGTTCTTCGGCCGTGTCGTGGTGCTGCCCAAGCGGGTCTGA
- a CDS encoding ATPase yields MRFSVVEFGYDRRQVDACLDQLAVRLSRLAACAEGAAGAGRDWDRFRDEATRLCELVEHRPELAAGADGARAALGDVEREAAEILAQARFELDAAREEARRVREQVYADALSARRDFEAALAARRRREARVDGILAGPVVAADTPTAAAAVPSAGVPTTRVAAGLDVEPPGDWGSRVA; encoded by the coding sequence ATGAGGTTCTCCGTCGTGGAGTTCGGCTACGACCGGCGGCAGGTCGACGCCTGTCTCGATCAGCTCGCGGTCCGGTTGAGCCGGCTGGCGGCGTGCGCGGAGGGCGCGGCGGGGGCGGGCCGGGACTGGGACCGGTTCCGGGACGAGGCGACCCGCCTGTGCGAGCTGGTCGAGCATCGGCCCGAGCTGGCCGCCGGGGCCGACGGCGCGCGGGCGGCGCTGGGCGACGTCGAGCGGGAGGCCGCCGAGATCCTGGCGCAGGCCCGGTTCGAGCTGGACGCGGCCCGCGAGGAGGCCCGGCGCGTGCGCGAGCAGGTGTATGCCGATGCGCTGAGCGCCCGCCGGGACTTCGAGGCGGCCCTGGCCGCGCGCCGTCGCCGCGAGGCCCGGGTGGACGGGATCCTCGCCGGGCCGGTCGTGGCGGCGGACACGCCCACGGCCGCGGCGGCGGTGCCGAGCGCCGGGGTGCCGACGACCCGGGTCGCCGCCGGCCTCGACGTCGAGCCCCCGGGCGACTGGGGCAGCCGGGTCGCCTGA